From the Papaver somniferum cultivar HN1 chromosome 2, ASM357369v1, whole genome shotgun sequence genome, the window TTCATTGTgtattttatttgtaaattttgattattgattttttaGTTTCAATTGAATAGTAATTAGACTTAGTTTAATTATCAACAATATAATTATACAATATTGTAAtcggacattggacattattattattattattatcgttTTTCTGTGGTTGATTTAATTTTATGATAAAATCATGATGAATAATGCATGTTTCTTGTGATGAATTCGTGAtgatagtattattattttttttatgattgaaTATAGCAGATTTCTTTTATCTATTTTCGGAATGTTatgatattttattatattttagttattttagttatttattttgttcgttgtgattggtcgaaaaaatatattgtggggaAAGTATTTTTGTCGGCTATTGTTGTCTAAAATACTGTAATACtaccaaaacaagaaaataaggtggggccagaatcaaccagaagctccggttacccacgtcgctcgaaaaaactctatttttatatagagaattctATTGAAGAAGATAAGATCATTGTATGGATTTAGTGTATGGATTAaattaaaaattaagtctaataACTGTACTTGTAAATACTATGTATTAAGCAATATATAGGAACTTCGAGACAAAAAAGCATCATTGCATTTGAATAGTTGAGAATTTCTGTATTGGTGCAAGAACATTGTGGGTTTTGGGGAGCAAAAGGTTGGTGAATGAAAATTCATCACTACATAGTTACAACTGTATATAATCGACTGGCATCAAACTCTTCACCTACAAGAACCCAAGGCCATCCACATTCAAGCCTTCACCTCCCATCATTGGACAATCAGTAGCATCAAGCTCAAACTGCCCATAACAGGAAACAGAACGTCTTCGTTTTCTACAGAAGTCATGTCCATCCTTCTGCCATCTTTCTTTCAACTTCTCTGAAATTATAGGAGATTCATGAGTATTCCCAGCAGTAAAGCTCTGAGCGATACCATCTGAATCTTCCACTTCAGgtagaatcaatgaatctgatgGACTATCGTTAATGACATCAGTTAAATCATGTGAAGACGATCTAGGAAATTCCTTAATGCTAGATAATACCATAGATAATCCTTGACATGCAACTTCTAAGCGCTCTGTTCCAACTGACTCAGCAAGAAGTGTTGAAACCATAGACTGCAACGTCTGAACTTTCTCTCCATGTTCCATATCTGAAGTAGCTAGATTAGATTTCATTGAAGAAGACAGGCTGAAAATACGCCAACGGTTGGGTAGATATTGGTCCGGAATGTTAAAACAGTTGTTTGTTGAGAGGACACGAAGAACATGTCTACAAACAATGCCAGAAAACTCAAACTGGCGGCAACTGCAGCTAATGTGGTCTTCAGTGGGGACCCAAATAACTTTGCACCCTCCATCTATCTGGCTATGGTGCCTCACATGAAAACAGCCTTCCTCCATCTGGAATGATGCATACTGTGGAGCTAAAACAAGCTCTTCTTGGAGTTTACTGAAAGCATAAGGTGAAAGAACATTAGCAGCATGTGATTCAATAGGTGATCCCGTTTTTAGATTTACTTTGCGGAGCTTTCTTTGCATTTTTTGTTTCATTCCCGCATGATCTCTAAACTCAGCAATAACCCCCACCTGCAGTATAAAAAATTGAATAAGGTAAGCTTTTAATCAGTAATATTAAGTTTGAATCAGGTCTAAAACTTTATAACCACCATACTTGATGTACAAATTGAGTAAGTTGAGACTGTGCGTTCAAGAAACATTGGATGAAGGTATTTATCGAGTCTGATTGGGCTGTGCTTGTCAATCCTGCGAAAAAACAACGCCTCAAGTATGATAATGCCCAGTACGACCTTAATGCATACAAGCTAACAACATGCTTATTCTCATGAAGCTGATATGCATCAACCATCTCCCGCCATCCCACCTCAAAGTCCTCCACTGTTTCCAAATTATAGAGCCGATGAAACTCAGCTTTCCAGTTATCATAGTGTGACCCAAGAAGTACAGAAAACCAATCTGAGAACTTAGAGATGATGTGCCAGATGCAAAAAGCGTGTTTGGTAGCCGGCAGTTCCGTGGCAATTGCCTCTTTCAGCCACATATTTTGGTCAGTCAAGATGGTTTGTGGAGCCTTCCCTTTCATAAATCCCAAAAATGCCTGCGAAAAATACAAGTATAAATTAGGCAAGAAAAGCATTTcggatcaaacaaaaaatttcACAGATATCTTTATCATCTTCAATGGACTATCCCTCACACAGTACATGCACTTCCCCGTCCCGGACTGTTAAATTAGTCCACAACTTCCTGACTACAGGATAGGGaagaatcaagatggaaagtttaCATGTCTAACCAAACTATACATATACATGTATTGAGCCTTTCTTACCTTTTCTTTCTATCTAGTTCAGGTTGATTGTGACCTGTCCGTACAATTGAATGAACTGACATTACGAATGAAGTATGATTCTAAAAAAGTAGATTACCTTCAACGCCCATGAGAAAGATTGCATATTCTCATCCCTTAGAAGTACACAACCAAAAAAACAGTTCATTCCATGATTGTCTACTCCAACCCAGATTCCTACAGACATATCATAGGCATCCAAGCGATGGGTTGTATCAAAAACCACAGCATCTCCAAAGGCCTCATATGATCGAAGAGATGAAGGATAAGACCAGGCAATGTGCTCTAATCTGTTATGCACATCAATCTTGTAGTCATATTTAAAGTCAGGACTTTCATCCTTGATGTTCTTACACATTGCAAGAAGGTCAATAGCATCATTATCTCGATCGACGTTTCTGAAAGACTGCAATAGGTTTCTTACATCTATCTCCGTAAAAGGTAAGCAGCCTAGCTTTAAACCTTTCTCTAGCTCCATTAATCTTAGCATTTGTCGCACAGACATCCCAGCTTTTGCAAACATGCAGATGCGACTCTTATCATCTGCGGATATGGTACAATACGCAGGAAGAAGACCCACTTCATTTGACTTCAATAGTTCGTGGTTATGCGTGTTACTAAAGCCTGTAATTCGCCACTCAGGGACATCAAAATCAGCCCTTTTAACTATCCGCATGTAGGCTAGACAACCACAACGGGACGATTTCCTATTCCTTTGTAGTTTTCCATCATCTGATGGTTTCATTTGTGGATAGCCACCACGATGGCAGGTAAAATCCCTCCTCGTTACTCCCCTCCCAACTCCATCTTTCCCTCTAGTACGATGACGTCTGATTGAAAAACCACATTGCTTTGCAAAGCTGCAGTAGAATTCATATGCAGCATCTTGAGAAACAAATCTTTGTCCAATAAATGGAACAAGGTTCACAGAAGTTTGATGTGATAAAATTGTGTTTTCGGGTATTTCCTCTACAGTACTAGCATCATCTGGCGACATATCTGTGCCATTCTCAGAAGTTTCCATCAACAGACTTGTTCCTTCCGACATTCTTTCCACAAAAGATAATTGAGACTTCAAATATAATACCTGAACACAACATGAACATTTCAGAACACAGAATATCAGCTTACAAGTATATGAAGCAACAGAGAAACTGTAAAACTTATCACAAGGCAGCCTCTCAGCCATGAAGTCCGATTTATATTATGAGACTTTAACATAGGCAAACATATGGACTAAACTGCATCCATGACAGCTTGGGGGAAAAAACTTACCTGAAACCAAACTGTGTCACAGTGCCTTCTGCTGGATCAGATAGAATGTTTTATGAATCAGCTACGCCTTTACAAAACTCTTATGCTTCACTGTAACCAACATTTTTGTCAGGAAAATACCTGGCCAACAATTTCGAAGAAAAGGAATTATAATTAATCTCTCACAAAGTAAGGACTGTTTTAGTTTTCCTATAAGTGGTCTTAACTGATACATAGATAAATGCGCAATTCCAGAAAAATCCCACAATGGCAACATCTACATGCTTTACCGCAGTCACATTAAGTGTTCACAATGGTTCGTACATACATTGAGGACTATGCAAAACACAAAATTCAATCGAAAATGGGGCAACACAGTACCAAATTTGAATCAAAATGGGGCATGCTTGAGAGCTAACTTCCTAGATGCAGTTTCCCCCAAATTAGTTGAATCCCTAGAAACTCCCAATACTTCATATGGATGCTTTCTAGTTGAAAAGGATTTtccattaaaaataaaaataaaacaagaagtTGATTCAAATCATGCCTAACGAATTATCCCAAATTACcaacaaaaattgaaattttaatttacaaattaactcaaaaactaaaaatccctaaccctaattgaAATTCTATTGATCCAAAAAATCTCACATACCAGTTTGAAATTGTAAGCATTAACGACCAATAACGAATCAGGCGGGGGAAATGGAAGAGTGGGAGTAACGCGCATCCATGGAGTTAAAGATAATTGTTCATATGGTAGTTGAGCTATTGTGCGCTAAAACTAAATACAAGGTTATCAAACGCATACTTGATTTTTGACCGTTAGATTCTCCTGCTGACCACACAGTTTCCAATATAGGCCATTAGTGTGTTTTCACTTGAGAAATGGTCTGGGCCTGTAGCCTTTCTTAgttcttatttttagtttcatttcAGTTACTCATTTAGGCTACTAGTttttcacccgtgcgatgcacgggttATTTTTTATTGTTTATGAAATTTTGTATCCTTGTTTCAAAATTAatttgattaaaaattgaaaaaatgtgATTagaaaaactaaaatagaaaagagTTTATAAGATATAAAATACATAATAAACTAATATAAATTCATGcaatggaagaaaagagtaatgtGACGTCTTATGAGTCTATATACTATTATTCCAACTCCATAAATTAGCTAAAATTCTCCAAAGTTCGATATTCTTAGAGTTTATTAATCTCATTTCCTGTTTTTCAGAAATTCTCAAAACAGCCTTGACCTTTTGGTATAAATTCTTACATATGGTTTATCATGtgacttttctttttttgatgtaTTATAAACTCCTACCGTAAATGGATATCTAGCTAGCAGTTCCTCGGTTGTTTAATAATTTTTTGTCCAACTGCAGTAGTTCGATAGTtctttatgaaattttgttattttcaaaataaataaacaacggGTTTGATGTCTTATCACATACTTGATACCGTGCATTTTTAATtttcactcagaaaatatttaacCAAGAATGGGGAATAATTACGCATATTGTCTACCAAGTGGTCATAATACTTTATCGATATAAAAAAATATCTTACCGAATATATCAACGAAAAACTTGGTTCAATTTTTTATTGCGATTTCATTTCATGTTTGTCTTTCACAATAGTAACGGAACACTTAAATTTTTAGCTTGGCTGCAAAATGAATTACTAAATCTTGAAATCGCCCGAGATCCAAAAAActgaaaagtaatttttcatgcTGAACAATATATAATAACCccccacaaaaagaaaaaagccaATCATTCACACATTAAAACTATCAACCAGGAGAGAAACAAAAAAGTCAGGATGACATTTGACAAAATATTTTTCATGCCCATATATTAAGAAATGATAAACATCTTCTTCAAGTAATCTTCTTAGAAAATACCATAATATGGTCAAGATGATAGAATCAATTTACGTATCAAacagtgataaaattttggttttcagtaCACTAATCATCAATTGTGCAAACCATTTTTGACTGAAGATTCCTCACATCATAGtaatttgatataattttatttctttttaatcTAATTTTTGCCCTATTTTTGATGAGATGAACCCTACTAATTTTAACAAGCGTTAGTTGATTCATGATAATATTAtgatattgattgattcaaacaaaaTGGTCATTTGACGCATCCTATACCAAAGTCCATCTAATGCTCAGTCGTTTCGGACGCCTGCCAAATGGTAATATTTCCTTTAATAATTTTTTGGCTCGGCTTGATTCGGAGCTGCATAAAAGATTCTGTCTGTTATAACTGCCACCTCATTGATAATATTAGTCATTGGATACATATGATCCTGTGGACTGAAAAGTTTGTCAAATGTCTTTGTTACCCGATTGCGAcccaaagaaaaaaatatcaaaaattacaAACGAAAGATAGATAGATATACGCGAACTACTATCATTGTTCACATCCACACACCATATCTTACACTAATTTATAAACCAGAATAGAGAAGTAATATCACCAAGCGTTTATATGTGTCAAGCAACTTCAGTGCACTGTCTTTACTCAAACGGGCATATGTACTAACCAAAAAACTATGTAGCTTCCCACAAAATATTCCTATGCCAAAAAAAAGTTTGTATATCAAAATCCATGAAGAAGAGCTAACACAAAACAAATAGACCAACTATCCACTTGTAAAAACATGAAAATTGCAGAGCTAGCTATTTTTTGTAATCAATTTTGAGGCTTGTGTGACATTCTATGAACTCTACTTATACTTATGTTGTCTGTTGGAATTTTTGAGAGAAGAAACCATCATGATGGTTTATGACACCACCAGCAAGCCATGACATCTGTTCAACAGTTCCTGAACAAAACAATGAAGTGAATTTTAATAAATTACCGAAACTACTTCTCTAATTGAAATGTTACGAAAAACTATTACAAAGGAAactatatggcctaaaactatatGGCCTACAAATTAATGTTTCAGGGAGCCCTTGCCCAACCACATCATCACTAAAGAGTGCATTGCAGAGAGCCACTGCAAGCTGTACTAAGATTAATAGAAGGGAACATACGTCATAGTTCAAACTGAAAATATAGGAAAAACCAAATATAATAAATATACTCACCATGGTCCCATCTATAAAACATGTTTTTTACAAATTTTTATGTCTGTTTCGCGGTAAAAACATCCTTACCATCAACCAGTTAACAAATACAAACCTAAGTGTAGACCATGAAGTCCAATCTAAAcataaaggggggggggggggggggggggggggggggggaattaaCTACAGTATAGGAAATACAAAAATGTAATGAATCAATCTGCAATAAGAATATGAAAGAACTTAATAGTATAAGTCAGGATTTGCAGTTACTAATTTTATCCATTTCAGAAAACTTAATGCTCCGCTGCAAAATTAAAACATAATGACAAAACCAAAAGTGTTGCACAGACCGCTCTATGCATTAAATAATAATAGTGCGACTTCCATTCATAATTGAGCGGCTTACACCTTGGTCTAATTGAAAAGAACCAAAAACTCACATAAACTAAGGAAATCCAATAAATTACCTCGGTCCATGATCCCCAGGTCCATGATCACCCACTGCAACATTCTTAACATTGAACCCAAAATTGTCTCCTAGAAGATCTTCTTGAAGGGCTTCGTGGTGCATCACCACAGACTGAACTTCAGTGGCCAACCCAGTGGGTCCAAAGTTTGTCAAATGTCTTTGTTACCCGATCCCGATCCAACATTCTGCTATTTTCCTTTTCAGGAAACACAAAACACTAATATGGATTATTATGAATTTTGACTCCACGTAGTCTTGTAATAAGTTCATCTTCATCCTACATAGTCAAGGTAACGTAGTAAACACAAAACTATCAAAGTGTTCATATTAATTAGAAAATCCAAACTACATACCAAAGTGTACAATTTGGTTACACGTAAGACTTTTAACTTGGTTCGATGTAGGCCGATATTTGTATACATAACCTAATCTTGCATCTCGTAATATCCTATCTcgtaataaaagaaaaataaagctgATATTAATGTTGCACATATGCTTGTAGGTGGAACATACGGAAACAATCAGTCATCTGACTCCTTGcatcataaaacaaaaaaaacacactAATCTACAACTTCAAGCTTAAGTTGTGGTATTTACCTGGGTCATCTCTTGAGTGAGATAACACCACCCTGGATTTTTCAGAATGTATTTATCAGAATTCCATGTGACGCTATGATAAAAATTCCTATAACTTCCAACTATGCAAGTCACACTCCAAAAAACAAAACCTGGAAAACGGATAAACTCAATGAAGGccataaaacaaacaaaaaaatgtaGAAAAAAGAAAGACAAAATTAATGAACTCATCCATAAATCCGGAATCTGGGATCTTACATTTTCTGACTTATACATACCAACAATAAAAGTAGAATGAGAGGGTAAAAAATTCCACAaaacaaaaggttaaccatacatCTCCCTTATATTTTGATGTAACAGTTCCTACACCACCTGTAAAAGTGGATTTaagggtaaaaacaaagaaaaccatCTATTAACTCACCCGTATATCAAGGAGAGGTACCATCAACGACTGCAACACAGACAACACCGAGGAGAggcaccatcaacaacaacaactgcaAAACAGACAACATACCGCCCCCTTGAATTTTGATTTGACAATTCCTACACCACTTGTAAAAGTGGATTTaagggtaaaaacaaagaaaaccatCTATTAACTCACCCATATATCAAGGAGGGTACCATCAACAACTGCAACACAAACAACACCGAGGAGAGGCACCATCAATAACAACAACTGCTAGCAAAACAAATAACATACCGTGCCATGTATTTTGATTTAAGGGTTTCTACACCACCTGAAAAAGTGGATTTGAGGgtataaacaaagaaaatcagCTATTAACTCACCCATATATCAAGTAGGGTTACCATCCACAACTGCAACACAAACAACACCGAGGAGAGGTACCATCAACAACAACCACTGCAAAACAAACAACATTGTAGAAGAAAAAGCAGCGTAAAAAAATAAAGAGGTCT encodes:
- the LOC113346863 gene encoding protein FAR1-RELATED SEQUENCE 11-like codes for the protein MSEGTSLLMETSENGTDMSPDDASTVEEIPENTILSHQTSVNLVPFIGQRFVSQDAAYEFYCSFAKQCGFSIRRHRTRGKDGVGRGVTRRDFTCHRGGYPQMKPSDDGKLQRNRKSSRCGCLAYMRIVKRADFDVPEWRITGFSNTHNHELLKSNEVGLLPAYCTISADDKSRICMFAKAGMSVRQMLRLMELEKGLKLGCLPFTEIDVRNLLQSFRNVDRDNDAIDLLAMCKNIKDESPDFKYDYKIDVHNRLEHIAWSYPSSLRSYEAFGDAVVFDTTHRLDAYDMSVGIWVGVDNHGMNCFFGCVLLRDENMQSFSWALKAFLGFMKGKAPQTILTDQNMWLKEAIATELPATKHAFCIWHIISKFSDWFSVLLGSHYDNWKAEFHRLYNLETVEDFEVGWREMVDAYQLHENKHVVSLYALRSYWALSYLRRCFFAGLTSTAQSDSINTFIQCFLNAQSQLTQFVHQVGVIAEFRDHAGMKQKMQRKLRKVNLKTGSPIESHAANVLSPYAFSKLQEELVLAPQYASFQMEEGCFHVRHHSQIDGGCKVIWVPTEDHISCSCRQFEFSGIVCRHVLRVLSTNNCFNIPDQYLPNRWRIFSLSSSMKSNLATSDMEHGEKVQTLQSMVSTLLAESVGTERLEVACQGLSMVLSSIKEFPRSSSHDLTDVINDSPSDSLILPEVEDSDGIAQSFTAGNTHESPIISEKLKERWQKDGHDFCRKRRRSVSCYGQFELDATDCPMMGGEGLNVDGLGFL